CAGGAGGCGGGGCTGCGCGGCGGCACCATCGACATCGGGCTGATGCTGCTGCCGGTGCGGGCCCCCAACCTGGATTCGCGGCCCCTGTGGCAGCAACCCCTGGTGGCGGCTCTGCCCGCCGGCCACCCGCTGGCCCGCAAACGCCGCCTGCGCATTGCGGACCTCGCCCCCGAACCGTTCGTGTTCTTTCCCCGGCAGCTGCGCGCCACCTACTTTGATCAGGTGATGCGCTGGTGCGCCTCGGCCGGCTTTACCCCCAATGTCGTGCAGGAGGCCATCGAGATTCCCACCCTGCTGTCGCTGGTCGCGGCGGGCGTGGGGGTGTTCCTGCCCATCGAGTTCTTCAGCCGGCTGTCGTTGCCGGGCGTGGTCTACCGTCCGCTGGAGGACGCCCCGGTGGTGGAGATCGTGGCGGTGTGGCGGCGCGACGAGGGACGCAATCCGGTGGTGCGGGCCTTTCTGGGAGTGGCGGGCGAGATGCTGGGCCGGCAGGAACCGGAGCGGGCGTAACAGCCCCGCCCCGGCGGCAGGAGACCAGGAGGGCCGGGCCTCCCTGAAGGTTCTGTATACGTCATCTGACCTAGCACGCTCTTCTGTCCAGGGCGTAAACTGAAGGGTGCGTTCAGAGTTCAGCCGTCCCATTTGCTCGAGCCTTCCTGGAGGGTATGCATGCTCAAGGTGAAATCCGACTTCACGCCGTCCGGCGATCAGCCCACTGCCATCCGCTCCCTGGTGGGCGGCCTGGAGTCCGGCCTGAGGTTCCAGACCCTGCTGGGAGCCACGGGCACCGGCAAGACCTACAGCATGGCCAAGGTGATCGAGGAAACCCAGCGCCCGGCGCTGATCATGGCCCCCAACAAGATCCTGACCGCGCAGCTCGCCTCGGAGTTCCGCGAGTTCTTCCCGGACGCGGCCGTCGAGTTCTTCATCTCCTACTACGATTACTACCAGCCGGAGGCCTACGTGCCGGGCAAGGACCTGTTCATCGAGAAGGATGCGTCGGTGAACCAGGAGATCGAGCGCCTGCGCCATTCCACCACCCGCAGCCTGCTGACCCGGCGCGACACCATCGTGGTGGCCTCGGTGTCGTGCATCTACGGACTGGGCGATCCCAAGGAATACACCGCCCTGAACCTGATTCTCAAGAAGGGCGAGGCGGTGGGCCGCGACGAGATCCTGGGACGCCTCGTGAACATGCAGTACGAGCGCAACGACATCGAGATGATGCCGGGCCGTTTCCGGGTCAAGGGCGAGATGATCGAGGTCTGGCCCGCCTACGACGAGCAGCCGCTGCGCATCGAACTCTGGGGCGACGACGTGGAGCGCGTCAGCGTGGTGCATCCGCTGACCGGCGACCGTCTCGCCGAACTTGATGCCACGGTGGTGTATCCGGCCAAGCACTATGTCTCCAGCGCGGGCAACATCGAGCGCGCCATCGTGACCATTCAGGAGGAACTCGAACAGCGCCTGGAGTACTTCAAATCCACCGGCAAGCTGCTTGAGGCCCAGCGCCTCAAGGAACGCACCCTGTACGACCTGGAGATGCTCAAGGTGCTCGGCTACTGCTCGGGCATCGAGAACTACTCGCGCCACATCGACGGGCGCGCGCCGGGCATGACGCCGTACACCATGCTCGACTACTTCAACGACGACTTCGTGACCTTCATTGACGAGTCGCACGTGACCGTGCCGCAGATCGGCGGAATGGCGAACGGCGACCGCGCCCGCAAACAGACGCTGGTGGATTACGGCTTCCGGCTGCCCTCGGCCATGGACAACCGTCCCCTGAACTTCGATGAGTTCATGTCCAAGACCGGGCAGGTCGTGTTCGTCTCGGCCACGCCGGGCCCTTTCGAGCGTGAGGTCAGCGACGGCGTGGCCGACCAGATCATCCGCCCCACTGGCCTGATCGACCCACCCGTGACGGTGCGGCCCATCCAGGGCCAGATCGAGGACCTGCTGGGGCGCGTGCGGCAGCGCGCCGGCATCGGCGAGCGCACCCTGGTCACCACCCTGACCAAGCGCATGTCCGAGGACCTGACCGAGTACTTGCTGGAAAAAGGCGTGCGGGCGCGGTACATGCACTCGGACATTGACTCGGTCGAGCGTCAGGTGATCATCCGCGACCTGAGGCTGGGCCACTATGACGTGCTCGTGGGCATCAACCTGCTGCGCGAGGGCCTGGACCTGCCCGAGGTCTCGCTGGTCGCCATTCTGGACGCCGACAAGCCCGGCTTCCTGCGCTCCGAGCGCGCCCTGATCCAGACCATCGGGCGCGCCGCCCGCAACGTCAACGGCGAGGTGATCCTGTACGGCGACACCGTTACACCCGCCATGCGTTTTGCCATGGAGGAGACGAGCCGCCGCCGCGAGAAGCAGGTGGCCTACAACGAGGAACACGGCATCACGCCTACCACCATCATCAAGGGGGTGCGCAACGTGATTCGCGGTGAGGAACAACCCGAGGAGGTGGGCAGTGCCAGCGTGGGCAACGACCGTGACGCCCTGAGCGCGCAACTCACCGATCTGGAACTCGACATGTGGCAGGCGTCCGAGGATCTGGACTTCGAGCGGGCCGCCAGCCTGCGCGACCAGATCCGCGCCATCGAGGCCAAGCTGCAGGGCAAGGAGTTCAAGCAGGCGACCGTGCCCGGTCAGAAGGTCCGCAGCCGGGGCCGCCGCTGATCGCCCTGCTGTTCAGGCAAGCAAACAGATTGGCAAAGAGGAGCCGCCTTCCCAGAACCGGGGGGCGGCTTTTCTCCTGAAGTTTCTCCTGAAGGCTCGCGGTTGAGGGCCCGTGGGTGTTCGCGCGGTCACGCCAGGCACTCAGTTCAGCATTTTCCGGGGCCCTTCCGGATCCTCTTCCGGGCGCTGCAGCGGCAGGATCAGGTTTGCCACGATGCCCACCACGGCGGCCAGCGCCATGCCCGAGAGGTTCAGGGTGGTGCCCCCCACCATCACCGGGAAGGTCGCGCCGCCCAGCCCCAGCACCAGAATCAGCGAGACGATGATCAGGTTGCGCGAGTGGGCGAAATCGATCTTCGCCTCGGCCAGCGTCCGGATGCCCACGCTGGCGATCATGCCGAACAGCAGAATGCTCACGCCGCCCAGCACTCCCTGGGGCAGGCCCTGCAGCACCGCCGCGAGCTTGGGCGAGCAGCCGTACGCCATGGCGAACACGGCCCCGATCCTCAGGATGGCGGGGTCGTATACCCGGGTCAGGGCAAGCACGCCGGTGTTCTCGGCGTAGGTGGTGGCCGCGGGGCCGCCCAGCGCGGCGCTGCTCATGTTCGCCACGCCATCGGCGAACAGGGTGCGGCTCAGCCCTGGAGTCTTCAGGAAGTCCTGGCCCACGACCCGGCCGTTCACGATCACGTCGCCCACGTGCTCGATAAAGGTCACCACCGCCACGGGCGCGATGATTGCCACCGCCCGCCAGTCCAGCGCGGGGGCATGAAAGTCCGGCCAGCCCAGCAGCGGTGCGGCGCGGACAGCGTCGAGGGCGGCGGGAGTCACCTGTCCGGTCAGCAGCGCGATCAGGTAACCCACGACCACGCCGATCAGAATGGGCAGCATGCGGAAGAGGCCGCGGCCATACACGCTGGCGACCACCGCCGAGGCCAGGGTTGCCAGGGCCAGCCACCAGTTCGACTTGGCCTGATCCACTGCCACGCTGGACAGACCCAGGCCGATCACGATGATGACCGGCCCGGTGACCACTGCCGGAAAGACGCGCAGCAGCCGTCCGGTGCCGAACAGCTTGACCAGCGCGCTGAACAGCAGGTACATCAGGCCGGCGGCGATCAGTCCGCCCCCGGCGGCGGCGGGGCCGAATTCCTTGACCACCAGGGCGGTGGGAGCGATAAACGCAAAGCTCGATCCCAGGAAAATCGGGACGCGGCCCCCCGACAGCAGGTGGAAAATCAGGGTGGCGACGCCGGCCCCGAACAGCGCCACGCTGGGGGGCAGCCCCACGAGAATCGGAACGAGGATGGTCGAGCCGAACATGGCCACCGAGTGCTGGGCTCCCAGCACCAGCCGCCGGGCAGGAGACAGGGAAGAAGAGGGGGATGGTGGGGTGTATGTCATGCGTGCAGCCTCCAGAGCCGGCCCACCGGAGCCTCGTTCCCATCCGGGTCCGTCCTCCCGGTCTTCCGCAGCGCGTGCGTCATGGAAGACGAGGACCTCGGTACAGACAGGAAGGCCCAGGCAGACGAATTGTTCCGGGTACCCACGGTAGCGCACCCGGCTGGCCCCGAGCCGTCAGCGCCCGGCGGAATCCGTGGGTGTTTGCCGCCGCAGGGTGCAGCGGCCGAGCCGCAGTTCGGCACTCGCCTCGGCGCGCTCCTGTGGGGTCCGCGTCACGCTCGCGACCGCCAGGGCCGTCTCCAGCATGGAGGGCAGGGCATTCAGGGTGGTGACTGCCAGCACGCCGTCAAACACCTCTCCCTCCAGTGGACCGATGTAGGCGCAGGCGAGGGCCAGCCCGCCGCTCCGGGCATCGGCAAGGTCCAGCGCGATCAGCGAGGTGTGTTCCTGATCCAGCAGCAGCGTTCCCCGGTCTGCGGGGTAGGTGGCGGTGCCGTTGTGTAGCTGCGGCGCGCCTCCGTTCAGGCGCAGGGTGGTGAGAAACTGCTCGCCATCGGCACTGAGCGCCTCCAGTGTCCAGACCTGACCCGGCTGCAGGGGAGAGGCTGGGGGGGCGCTGGCCGCTGCTTGGAACCCTCCCATCCACGGGGCCAGGGCACAGGCGGTCAGGAGGGCCAAAGACAGGCGCATGCGGCAGCGTAGCGCGCCATACTGGGGGGCATGAATGCCAAGGGGGACTTGATCGCGCGGCTGCTGGCTCAGGGGCGGGGAACGCCTGTTTTCGAGGCCACCGTGTATGGCCCGCCGCACGAGCGGTCATTTCAGGTGCAGGTGCTCTCGGGTGGCCGGGTGCTGGGTGAGGGAGGCCAGGGCCGCAGCAAGCGCGAGGCCGAGCGGCTGGCCGCAGAATCGGCCTTGCAGGTGCTGGACGCCGAGGCAGGGGGGCGGACGGACCCAGAGGGTGCCGCTGAACCGCCTTCCGGGTCCGTGGAGCCGGACCGCTGGCCCATCTATTCCTCTGTGCTTCAGGCGGCGCTGGAGACGGCGCTGGAACTCGCCCCCGAGGACACCACGCTCGATGAGGTACGCCAGGACGCCGCGCGGCTCTACCGCGACCTGCTGGAAGAACTGGGTCACGGTCCGGAGCAGGCGTGAGCGCGACCGCCTGGCCGTGGCGCCCGTCGGGGGTGCTCTTTGATATGGACGGAGTTCTGACCGCCAACAACACCTTTCACCGCCAGGCGTGGCAGGAGGTGGCGGCCACGGTGCTCGGCCTGACCCTCACCGATCATGACCTCGATACCAAGGTGGACGGGGGACGCAATCCCGAGATCATCGAGCGTCTCACCGGCCGGTACCCGGACGCCGGGGTGCTGGAACGCTTTCACGAGGCCAAGGAGGGCCGTTACCGCGAGCTGGCCCACGGCGCGCTGCAGGAGGTTGCGGGCCTGAGTCCCTACCTGGATGCCCTGGAGGAGCGGGGAATTCCCTATGCCCTGGTTACCAGTGCCGACCGCACCAACGTCGAGTTCGGAATGCGGGCGCTGGGCCTGGGGCACCGCTTTGGTCCCCGCGTGCTGGGAGAGGACGTCACGCGGGGAAAACCCCACCCTGAGCCGTTTCTGCTTGGAGCGCAGCGGCTGGGTTTGGCAGCCACCGCGTGCCTGGCCCACGAGGACGCGGTGAACGGGGTGCGCAGCGCCTCGAGAGCAGGCTGCCGGGTCGTGGCCCTGACCACCACCGCAGTCGCCCAGGACCTGCAGGCGGCCGGAGCGGCGCTGACCGTACCGGATTTCACGGCCTGG
The Deinococcus aerophilus DNA segment above includes these coding regions:
- a CDS encoding LysR family transcriptional regulator gives rise to the protein MELRHLRHFVALAEEEHFGRAAERVFVVQQALSNSVRNLEEEVGVPLVLRTTRRVQLTPAGQEFLVGARETLSLAAQTVERARRAARGEVGRLTVGFVSGLAFGGLPEIVRRFRELYPNVSVDLRELTAQEQEAGLRGGTIDIGLMLLPVRAPNLDSRPLWQQPLVAALPAGHPLARKRRLRIADLAPEPFVFFPRQLRATYFDQVMRWCASAGFTPNVVQEAIEIPTLLSLVAAGVGVFLPIEFFSRLSLPGVVYRPLEDAPVVEIVAVWRRDEGRNPVVRAFLGVAGEMLGRQEPERA
- the uvrB gene encoding excinuclease ABC subunit UvrB: MLKVKSDFTPSGDQPTAIRSLVGGLESGLRFQTLLGATGTGKTYSMAKVIEETQRPALIMAPNKILTAQLASEFREFFPDAAVEFFISYYDYYQPEAYVPGKDLFIEKDASVNQEIERLRHSTTRSLLTRRDTIVVASVSCIYGLGDPKEYTALNLILKKGEAVGRDEILGRLVNMQYERNDIEMMPGRFRVKGEMIEVWPAYDEQPLRIELWGDDVERVSVVHPLTGDRLAELDATVVYPAKHYVSSAGNIERAIVTIQEELEQRLEYFKSTGKLLEAQRLKERTLYDLEMLKVLGYCSGIENYSRHIDGRAPGMTPYTMLDYFNDDFVTFIDESHVTVPQIGGMANGDRARKQTLVDYGFRLPSAMDNRPLNFDEFMSKTGQVVFVSATPGPFEREVSDGVADQIIRPTGLIDPPVTVRPIQGQIEDLLGRVRQRAGIGERTLVTTLTKRMSEDLTEYLLEKGVRARYMHSDIDSVERQVIIRDLRLGHYDVLVGINLLREGLDLPEVSLVAILDADKPGFLRSERALIQTIGRAARNVNGEVILYGDTVTPAMRFAMEETSRRREKQVAYNEEHGITPTTIIKGVRNVIRGEEQPEEVGSASVGNDRDALSAQLTDLELDMWQASEDLDFERAASLRDQIRAIEAKLQGKEFKQATVPGQKVRSRGRR
- a CDS encoding uracil-xanthine permease family protein, coding for MTYTPPSPSSSLSPARRLVLGAQHSVAMFGSTILVPILVGLPPSVALFGAGVATLIFHLLSGGRVPIFLGSSFAFIAPTALVVKEFGPAAAGGGLIAAGLMYLLFSALVKLFGTGRLLRVFPAVVTGPVIIVIGLGLSSVAVDQAKSNWWLALATLASAVVASVYGRGLFRMLPILIGVVVGYLIALLTGQVTPAALDAVRAAPLLGWPDFHAPALDWRAVAIIAPVAVVTFIEHVGDVIVNGRVVGQDFLKTPGLSRTLFADGVANMSSAALGGPAATTYAENTGVLALTRVYDPAILRIGAVFAMAYGCSPKLAAVLQGLPQGVLGGVSILLFGMIASVGIRTLAEAKIDFAHSRNLIIVSLILVLGLGGATFPVMVGGTTLNLSGMALAAVVGIVANLILPLQRPEEDPEGPRKMLN
- a CDS encoding putative dsRNA-binding protein, giving the protein MNAKGDLIARLLAQGRGTPVFEATVYGPPHERSFQVQVLSGGRVLGEGGQGRSKREAERLAAESALQVLDAEAGGRTDPEGAAEPPSGSVEPDRWPIYSSVLQAALETALELAPEDTTLDEVRQDAARLYRDLLEELGHGPEQA
- a CDS encoding HAD family hydrolase — translated: MSATAWPWRPSGVLFDMDGVLTANNTFHRQAWQEVAATVLGLTLTDHDLDTKVDGGRNPEIIERLTGRYPDAGVLERFHEAKEGRYRELAHGALQEVAGLSPYLDALEERGIPYALVTSADRTNVEFGMRALGLGHRFGPRVLGEDVTRGKPHPEPFLLGAQRLGLAATACLAHEDAVNGVRSASRAGCRVVALTTTAVAQDLQAAGAALTVPDFTAWPDWLE